The Juglans microcarpa x Juglans regia isolate MS1-56 chromosome 8S, Jm3101_v1.0, whole genome shotgun sequence genome has a window encoding:
- the LOC121244554 gene encoding putative GEM-like protein 8, translated as MNTYADQFLESPLVNSYDTKPRRHYANLSEPSSLFHSPSSSDGSSSFKPYKEDSEKGQKKKHGKKNNSFACRIREHVKLGPKLSETVKGKLQLGAKIIQGGGRENIFRQIFGIREGEQMLKASQCYLFTTAGPIAGLLFISTEKVAFCSERSITVPSPTGQFIRTPYKVVIPVSKIQRASQSENEENTTQKYIEIVTEDNFEFWFMGFLRYEKAFHNLQKAISMASRF; from the exons ATGAATACATACGCAGATCAGTTTCTTGAGAGTCCGTTGGTGAATTCATATGACACAAAGCCGCGGAGGCACTATGCTAATTTATCTGAACCCAGCAGCTTGTTTCATAGTCCATCTTCCTCAGATGGGTCTTCCTCTTTCAAACCCT ATAAAGAGGATTCAGAAAAGGGGCAGAAGAAAAAACATGGGAAGAAAAATAACAGCTTTGCATGCAGGATTCGTGAGCATG TGAAATTGGGGCCCAAGTTGTCAGAAACTGTGAAGGGAAAGCTACAGTTGGGGGCAAAGATAATTCaaggaggagggagggagaataTATTCAGACAGATTTTCGGAATTAGAGAAGGAGAGCAGATGTTGAAAGCTTCGCAGTGCTACTTATTCACAACAGCTGGTCCTATTGCAGGATTACTCTTTATATCTACTGAGAAGGTTGCCTTCTGTAGTGAAAGATCCATTACTGTTCCTTCCCCAACAGGCCAGTTCATAAGAACACCATACAAG GTTGTGATACCCGTAAGCAAGATTCAAAGGGCCAGCCAAAGTGAGAATGAGGAGAACACAACCCAGAAGTACATAGAAATAGTTACTGAAGATAATTTCGAATTTTGGTTTATGGGATTCTTACGCTACGAGAAAgcttttcataatcttcaaaaGGCCATTTCTATGGCCAGCCGGTTCTAG